Proteins co-encoded in one Gammaproteobacteria bacterium genomic window:
- a CDS encoding sigma-54-dependent Fis family transcriptional regulator: MDEVDNTETEGSDSKNKEEYIKDKILLVGSGKHRDKLAEVLEKNNWQFDVCSTDTEFTGFIEKNHYPVVITIFTEDDSLLRSIEHHALSNFTTKWIAVVPDEEWLQRHLNMRFSQLFYDYHRLPIQESRFLDTVGHAYGMAKLSQVELENTSQHQILISDSSVDEIIGHSDVMREMRRMIKVIAEESLTVLVMGESGTGKELIARNIHLQSARHQHPFIAINCASLPESLIHSELFGNEKGAFTGADKRSIGKIEAADLGTLFLDEIGDMPMNIQVSLLRFLETRRIQRLGGVTEIDVDCRIILATNVNLEQSVAEGRFREDLYHRINVIPVNVPALRDHRADIPDLAEAFLARFNRGKTKKYFSNECMRAMQSYDWPGNVRELMNKIRRAIVVSSDKAITADDIGLDGALKANIIDLNTARQVAEKKAILEALETCGNNHTLAAESLGISRTSLYRLLGKFDDSQH, translated from the coding sequence ATGGATGAAGTAGATAACACGGAAACGGAGGGTTCCGATTCAAAAAACAAAGAAGAGTATATTAAAGATAAAATACTCCTGGTGGGATCGGGCAAGCATCGCGACAAGCTTGCCGAGGTGCTTGAGAAGAATAATTGGCAATTTGATGTCTGTAGTACGGACACAGAATTTACCGGCTTTATTGAAAAAAACCACTATCCTGTGGTGATTACCATTTTTACTGAAGATGACAGTTTGCTGAGAAGTATCGAGCATCATGCATTGTCTAATTTCACCACCAAATGGATTGCCGTTGTTCCTGATGAGGAATGGTTGCAACGACATCTGAACATGCGCTTCAGCCAGCTATTCTATGATTATCATCGTTTGCCAATTCAGGAAAGTCGCTTTCTTGATACCGTTGGGCATGCTTATGGCATGGCCAAATTGTCACAGGTTGAACTCGAGAATACCTCACAACACCAGATCCTGATCTCGGATTCCAGTGTGGATGAGATCATTGGCCACAGTGATGTTATGCGCGAAATGCGTCGTATGATCAAGGTTATCGCAGAAGAAAGTTTGACCGTTCTGGTGATGGGTGAAAGTGGAACAGGCAAGGAACTCATTGCGCGCAACATACATTTGCAATCGGCGCGTCACCAGCACCCCTTTATTGCTATCAACTGTGCATCATTACCAGAGTCTCTGATCCACTCCGAGTTATTCGGTAATGAAAAAGGCGCGTTTACCGGTGCAGACAAGCGTTCGATTGGCAAGATCGAAGCGGCAGATCTGGGTACTTTATTCCTGGACGAGATTGGTGACATGCCCATGAATATCCAAGTAAGCCTTTTACGTTTTCTTGAAACCCGCAGAATACAGCGTCTGGGCGGGGTAACAGAGATCGATGTGGATTGTCGCATCATACTCGCGACCAATGTTAACCTGGAGCAGTCTGTTGCGGAGGGTCGCTTTCGCGAAGATCTTTATCATCGCATTAATGTTATTCCGGTGAATGTCCCCGCTTTGCGAGATCATCGAGCCGATATTCCTGATCTGGCCGAAGCATTTTTGGCACGCTTTAATCGCGGTAAAACCAAAAAATACTTTTCCAATGAGTGCATGCGCGCCATGCAATCCTATGACTGGCCGGGCAATGTACGTGAGTTGATGAACAAAATTCGACGCGCGATCGTGGTCTCTAGTGACAAAGCGATTACAGCTGATGATATCGGGTTGGATGGAGCACTCAAAGCCAATATCATTGATCTGAATACCGCACGCCAGGTGGCCGAGAAAAAAGCCATTTTGGAAGCGCTGGAGACCTGTGGCAATAACCACACCTTGGCAGCAGAGTCCCTCGGAATATCCAGAACCAGTCTGTATCGTTTATTGGGAAAATTTGACGATAGTCAGCATTGA
- a CDS encoding cupin domain-containing protein — MQINSHFNPGEFLTDYWQKQHLVVKNAFTLNRDLITADELAGLACDENMQSRLILTDSAQSNWTCDYGPFNEQALTNLPATLWTLLVQAVDEYIPEMQDLRDAFDFIPKWRLDDVMVSAANTGGGVGPHFDYYDVFLVQLSGTREWKIGQACNSRSTLREHTDLKLLENFNTQDTHILKQGDLLYIPAGLAHWGTAMSDDCITASIGFRAPSYRELVIGALENLAEQFKQDQRYRDRDLTPNQDPYLISASVSQELDSIWQHIDKNALIQNLEKEFSRQVTEVRDPDLFSFKNYSVEEIKELIDADRLHLSKHPSARFAYLQQNENTTLYVNGIDYSTNLESALFSCHNDVSKLQNVDLELIAELLNEGFLLLQKP; from the coding sequence ATGCAAATAAACTCACATTTTAATCCGGGTGAATTTCTGACCGATTATTGGCAAAAACAACACCTTGTCGTAAAAAATGCTTTCACTCTAAACCGAGATTTGATCACAGCCGATGAGCTGGCCGGACTGGCTTGTGATGAAAACATGCAATCCAGGCTGATCTTAACGGATTCCGCGCAATCAAATTGGACCTGCGACTACGGTCCTTTTAATGAGCAAGCTTTAACAAATTTACCTGCCACGCTATGGACATTACTGGTTCAAGCGGTGGATGAATATATTCCCGAAATGCAAGATCTACGCGACGCGTTTGACTTCATACCCAAGTGGCGACTGGATGATGTGATGGTCAGTGCCGCAAATACCGGGGGTGGTGTCGGGCCACATTTTGACTACTACGATGTGTTTCTGGTGCAATTATCGGGCACGCGCGAATGGAAGATCGGACAAGCATGCAATTCAAGGTCAACATTGAGAGAACATACGGATCTTAAATTACTCGAAAATTTCAATACCCAAGACACACACATTCTCAAGCAGGGCGACTTGTTGTATATTCCGGCCGGTTTGGCGCACTGGGGTACCGCCATGAGTGATGATTGCATCACTGCATCGATTGGATTCAGGGCGCCGTCTTATCGGGAACTGGTCATTGGTGCGCTGGAGAATCTCGCCGAACAATTCAAGCAAGATCAACGCTATCGCGATCGAGACTTAACGCCAAACCAAGACCCTTATTTAATTAGTGCTTCTGTATCCCAAGAATTGGACAGCATTTGGCAGCACATTGATAAAAACGCATTGATACAAAATCTGGAAAAAGAGTTTTCACGCCAGGTGACCGAAGTGCGTGACCCGGATCTATTCTCATTCAAAAATTACAGCGTAGAAGAGATCAAGGAACTTATTGATGCAGACCGCTTGCACCTATCCAAACATCCTTCTGCGCGTTTTGCCTATTTGCAACAAAACGAAAATACAACTTTATACGTAAATGGCATAGATTATTCGACCAATCTGGAGAGCGCGCTGTTTAGTTGTCATAACGATGTGTCCAAACTGCAAAACGTTGACCTGGAATTGATCGCCGAGCTGCTCAATGAAGGGTTTTTATTGCTGCAAAAACCGTAA
- a CDS encoding DUF1820 family protein, translated as MNTKTQSLFKVIFMNQGQVYEIYAREISEGGLFGFLEVEEMVFGEKTTLVVDPSEEKLKSEFAGVTRSYIPLHHIIRIDEVEKKGVSKISKVDGDNVTRFPSPIYTPTSSQS; from the coding sequence ATGAACACCAAAACCCAGTCATTATTCAAAGTGATCTTCATGAACCAGGGCCAGGTTTACGAGATCTACGCGCGTGAGATCAGTGAAGGCGGCTTGTTCGGATTTTTGGAAGTTGAAGAAATGGTTTTTGGCGAAAAAACCACCCTGGTGGTCGACCCGTCAGAAGAAAAACTCAAAAGTGAATTTGCCGGTGTCACGCGTAGTTACATTCCCTTGCATCACATAATACGAATTGATGAAGTTGAAAAAAAAGGCGTAAGTAAAATATCCAAAGTAGATGGTGACAATGTTACGCGTTTCCCGTCACCAATTTACACCCCGACCAGCAGTCAAAGCTGA
- the tadA gene encoding tRNA adenosine(34) deaminase TadA, with amino-acid sequence MFDENSHEHFMRRCIELAAQAEAEGEVPVGAVLVHQGEVIAEGYNRPISSHDPSAHAEMIALREAAKNFQNYRLADVTLYVTLEPCSMCAGAMVHARVAKLVYGTKDPRTGAAGSVFDLLNGEFLNHRVECIEGVLQEECSQQLKTFFQQKRLIKT; translated from the coding sequence ATGTTTGATGAAAATTCTCACGAACATTTCATGCGTCGCTGCATCGAGCTTGCTGCTCAAGCCGAAGCGGAGGGTGAGGTGCCGGTGGGTGCAGTGCTTGTGCATCAAGGGGAAGTCATCGCAGAAGGCTATAATCGACCGATCTCGTCGCATGATCCATCTGCGCATGCCGAAATGATCGCTTTACGTGAAGCGGCGAAAAATTTTCAGAATTATCGACTTGCCGATGTCACACTCTACGTTACTTTAGAACCGTGTTCGATGTGTGCCGGGGCGATGGTGCATGCACGGGTCGCTAAGTTGGTTTACGGAACCAAAGATCCGAGGACTGGTGCGGCGGGTAGTGTGTTCGACTTATTAAATGGTGAGTTTTTGAATCATCGGGTTGAATGCATTGAAGGTGTTTTGCAGGAAGAATGCAGTCAGCAACTTAAAACTTTCTTTCAACAAAAGCGACTCATAAAAACTTGA
- a CDS encoding GIY-YIG nuclease family protein, whose translation MIWSVYIIRCANNSLYCGITNDVNRRFSEHQAMGKKTAKALRGKGPLELILHSAIGDRSEALKREAWFKSLSKIEKENIVETGVLPNTIDENA comes from the coding sequence ATGATCTGGTCGGTGTACATAATTCGATGCGCGAATAATTCTTTGTATTGCGGTATTACTAATGACGTAAACAGACGTTTTTCAGAGCATCAGGCCATGGGGAAAAAAACCGCCAAAGCATTACGCGGCAAAGGTCCGCTTGAACTGATCTTGCACAGTGCGATCGGTGACCGTTCCGAGGCTTTAAAAAGGGAAGCCTGGTTTAAAAGTCTGAGTAAGATTGAAAAAGAAAACATCGTAGAAACCGGTGTTTTGCCGAACACTATTGACGAAAATGCCTAA
- the xseA gene encoding exodeoxyribonuclease VII large subunit: protein MQQDSSLENSTRHIYSVSELNRTVRQILDIELPAVWLEGEISNLARPSSGHWYFSLKDENAQIRCAMFRRANARVGFVPENGDKVMVRGKISLYEARGDYQLIAEHMEDAGSGALQRAYEQLRDQLSKEGLFAAEHKQSLPTLPHRIGIITSGSGAALHDITQVMQRRMPLVEVLLYPVLVQGELAPAEISHAIMQADHEGKCDVLIVGRGGGSLEDLWAFNDERVARAAFACKTPIISAVGHEVDFTILDFVADLRAPTPSAAAELATPISSDDLLGRLSSLLQHMARMLSNRLQREQNQLGHLRKRLHLAHPGQWVNQQQQRLDGLSKRLQQLMTRITGDKRTRFERISQRLGRQTPAHKLTENQKQLAYLYKRLQDNVQHKIALHKHRLGLQSGKLDALSPLATLQRGYAVVQLDDAKLGKTVVSSVEQIQSGVELNTELHDGYFSAQVTSVTKK from the coding sequence ATTCAACAGGACAGCAGTCTGGAAAACAGCACTCGACATATTTATAGCGTATCGGAACTGAATCGCACGGTCCGGCAGATCCTGGACATTGAGTTGCCCGCGGTGTGGCTGGAAGGCGAGATCTCCAACCTGGCGCGCCCGTCTTCGGGGCACTGGTATTTCAGTCTGAAAGACGAAAATGCGCAAATCCGCTGCGCAATGTTCCGGCGTGCCAACGCCAGGGTCGGCTTTGTACCCGAAAACGGTGACAAAGTCATGGTTCGTGGCAAGATCAGTTTGTACGAGGCACGCGGTGACTATCAACTCATCGCCGAACACATGGAAGACGCCGGCAGCGGGGCTTTGCAACGTGCCTATGAGCAGTTGCGCGACCAGTTATCCAAAGAAGGGCTGTTTGCCGCCGAGCATAAACAGAGTTTGCCCACCCTACCGCATCGCATCGGCATCATCACTTCAGGCAGCGGCGCTGCCTTGCACGACATCACCCAGGTCATGCAACGACGCATGCCGCTGGTTGAGGTGTTGCTTTACCCGGTTTTGGTACAAGGCGAACTGGCTCCGGCCGAGATCAGTCATGCCATTATGCAAGCCGACCACGAAGGAAAATGCGATGTCTTGATCGTGGGTCGCGGGGGCGGCTCACTGGAAGATCTATGGGCCTTTAATGATGAGCGCGTCGCGCGTGCCGCCTTTGCGTGTAAAACCCCGATCATTTCAGCGGTTGGGCATGAAGTCGATTTCACCATTCTGGATTTTGTTGCCGACTTACGCGCACCAACGCCCTCGGCCGCCGCCGAATTGGCCACCCCGATCAGCAGTGATGATCTTTTAGGCCGCTTGAGCAGTTTGTTGCAGCATATGGCTCGCATGCTGAGTAATCGTTTGCAGCGCGAGCAAAATCAGCTGGGGCATTTGCGCAAACGCTTGCACCTGGCGCATCCCGGTCAGTGGGTGAATCAGCAACAACAACGTCTGGATGGCTTGAGTAAACGATTACAGCAGTTGATGACACGGATCACAGGAGATAAAAGAACACGATTTGAACGGATCTCACAACGGTTGGGGCGCCAAACGCCTGCGCACAAACTAACAGAAAACCAAAAACAACTGGCTTATTTGTATAAGCGATTGCAGGACAATGTGCAGCACAAGATTGCTTTGCACAAGCATCGTCTGGGTCTGCAAAGTGGCAAACTCGATGCCCTCAGCCCATTAGCCACCCTGCAACGCGGTTATGCCGTGGTTCAGCTTGACGATGCTAAGCTGGGCAAAACGGTGGTCTCGTCGGTAGAACAAATTCAAAGCGGTGTAGAATTGAACACCGAACTGCACGATGGGTATTTTTCGGCACAAGTCACCTCAGTCACAAAAAAATGA
- a CDS encoding peptidoglycan DD-metalloendopeptidase family protein yields MSDPDIVEPPVNAQALPEESLVPGGIAIVPTGISTKFPKPKVTLYKRKVAVIAKNDEWVAVSGIPLKQKPGKAELIVHGVLNKTNKLKNPTLAVTIQDKKYRTQELTVKPGQVNLSEKNLARYQKEKVRINNAKATWTDSDHVPFDFIYPVMGPRSSSFGLRRVFNGQSRNPHSGMDIAADTGTPILSVADGTVIETGDYFFNGNTVFVNHGQGLITMYCHMSKIDVKAGDIVAQGDRIGDVGATGRVTGPHLHFGVQMNRTWVDPALLLPKEAAADKNVASTQSTNK; encoded by the coding sequence ATGTCGGATCCGGACATAGTCGAACCGCCTGTTAACGCACAAGCTTTGCCGGAAGAATCTCTGGTGCCGGGCGGAATTGCCATAGTCCCGACCGGGATCAGCACAAAATTCCCCAAACCCAAAGTGACCTTGTACAAAAGAAAGGTCGCGGTGATCGCAAAAAATGACGAATGGGTGGCGGTGTCGGGCATTCCCTTAAAACAAAAACCGGGCAAAGCCGAATTGATCGTGCATGGTGTCTTAAACAAAACCAACAAACTCAAAAACCCGACCTTAGCGGTCACAATTCAAGACAAAAAGTACCGCACCCAGGAATTAACTGTTAAGCCGGGCCAGGTGAACTTGAGTGAAAAGAATCTGGCGCGTTATCAAAAAGAAAAAGTGCGCATCAATAATGCCAAAGCGACCTGGACCGATTCCGACCACGTGCCGTTTGATTTTATTTATCCGGTCATGGGTCCACGCAGCAGTTCTTTTGGTTTACGCCGCGTGTTCAATGGTCAGTCGCGTAACCCGCACAGCGGGATGGACATTGCCGCCGATACTGGCACGCCAATATTAAGCGTTGCCGACGGCACCGTCATTGAGACCGGGGATTATTTCTTTAATGGCAACACGGTGTTTGTGAATCACGGCCAGGGCTTGATCACGATGTATTGTCATATGAGCAAGATCGATGTAAAAGCCGGTGATATTGTTGCGCAAGGCGACAGGATCGGTGACGTGGGCGCAACTGGCAGAGTGACCGGGCCGCATTTGCATTTCGGAGTGCAAATGAACCGCACCTGGGTGGACCCGGCCTTGTTATTACCCAAGGAAGCCGCGGCCGATAAAAACGTGGCCAGTACACAATCAACGAATAAATAA
- the mltF gene encoding membrane-bound lytic murein transglycosylase MltF, protein MTINWARNPENLKWLSVLAILVILSLLLVTCSPGVSPYQEIIETGELRVVTRENPSTYFIENGEANGFEYDLAQGFADFLGVELKIYPASVSQALADVENGRAHIAAAGLSVTEARKLNVNFGPAYQEVTQILLGRQQSRRPKDLSELPNFNIAVLKDSSHQERLIQLKANFPYLSWDEKIAQSSLDLMRLLEAREFDLTIVDSVEFAVTQRYFPKLIPLFDLTEPQELAWALPENSPQLQLKVAEFFNLLETSGDLDQLKEYHFGYIKSFDYVEVTSFTRDIDTRLQDYIGLFKQAEQNYGLDWKLLAAISYQESHWRRNAISPTGVRGLMMLTKHTAAEMGIADRRDPAQSIDGGTRYLLKVMDKIPKRIKYPDRLWFALAGYNVGFGHLEDARILTERAGNNPDLWSDVREHLPLLSEKKYYSTVKRGKARGSEPVKYVENIRDYYDLLRWLTRENEVTADPQAESDSPETQDQQSDEEVTVPQEDAPDENNKDLSENLINDEVI, encoded by the coding sequence ATGACAATAAATTGGGCACGCAATCCGGAAAACCTCAAGTGGCTGAGTGTACTCGCTATTCTGGTGATATTGTCCCTGCTTCTGGTTACCTGTTCACCCGGGGTTAGTCCGTACCAAGAAATTATCGAAACCGGAGAATTGCGCGTTGTCACGCGCGAGAACCCGTCGACGTATTTTATTGAAAATGGCGAAGCCAACGGGTTTGAGTATGATCTGGCCCAGGGATTTGCCGATTTTCTTGGCGTTGAGCTGAAAATATATCCGGCCTCAGTCTCTCAGGCCTTGGCCGATGTTGAAAATGGTCGGGCGCATATAGCCGCGGCTGGTTTAAGTGTGACCGAGGCGCGTAAGTTGAACGTGAACTTTGGACCGGCTTATCAGGAAGTCACCCAAATTTTACTGGGACGTCAACAAAGCCGTCGACCCAAAGATCTGAGCGAATTACCCAACTTTAATATTGCCGTGTTAAAGGACAGTAGTCATCAGGAACGACTGATCCAGTTAAAAGCCAATTTTCCGTATTTAAGTTGGGATGAAAAGATCGCTCAAAGCTCACTTGACTTGATGCGCCTGCTTGAAGCCAGAGAATTCGATCTGACCATTGTAGACTCGGTGGAGTTTGCCGTGACGCAACGCTATTTTCCTAAATTAATCCCTTTGTTTGATCTAACTGAACCTCAGGAACTTGCCTGGGCCTTACCGGAGAATTCTCCACAACTGCAGTTAAAAGTTGCAGAGTTTTTTAATTTACTGGAGACCTCGGGTGACCTCGACCAACTGAAGGAATATCACTTTGGTTACATAAAAAGTTTCGATTATGTGGAAGTCACCAGTTTTACGCGTGATATTGATACTCGCTTGCAAGACTATATCGGGCTGTTTAAACAAGCCGAACAAAACTACGGCCTGGATTGGAAACTACTGGCGGCAATCTCTTATCAGGAATCGCATTGGCGTAGAAATGCGATATCTCCTACCGGGGTGCGTGGATTAATGATGTTGACAAAACACACTGCTGCAGAAATGGGAATCGCTGATCGGCGTGACCCGGCACAAAGTATCGATGGTGGCACGCGATATTTACTCAAAGTTATGGATAAAATTCCGAAACGTATCAAATACCCGGATCGCCTGTGGTTTGCCCTTGCCGGGTATAACGTAGGATTTGGCCATCTCGAGGATGCGCGAATACTTACCGAGCGTGCCGGAAATAATCCTGACCTTTGGAGTGATGTACGCGAACATTTACCTTTATTGTCCGAAAAAAAATATTACAGCACCGTGAAACGTGGCAAGGCACGCGGTTCCGAGCCGGTTAAATACGTGGAAAACATTCGTGATTATTATGACCTGTTACGTTGGTTAACGCGTGAAAATGAAGTCACAGCGGATCCACAAGCAGAAAGCGATTCCCCCGAAACACAGGACCAGCAAAGCGATGAGGAAGTTACCGTTCCACAGGAGGATGCTCCGGATGAGAACAATAAAGACTTGTCCGAAAACCTGATAAACGATGAGGTCATCTAG
- the guaB gene encoding IMP dehydrogenase → MRIIQQALTFDDVLLQPAYSEVLPRDVDLTTRLTRDIPLNIPLISAAMDTVTEARLAISLAQEGGIGIIHKSMTAEEQADQVQQVKKYESGIISDPITVTPKSSIRDVLELSRRHKISGMPVVDGKDLVGIVTNRDLRFETKLDAPVHTVMTPKEKLVTVKEGTQRDEVLHLLHKHRIEKILVVNDAFELRGMITVKDIQKSTDFPIACKDERSRLRVGAAVGTGADTLERVAALEAAGVDVIVVDTSHGHSKGVIDMVRLVKQQYSHLQVIGGNIVTGSAAVALVEAGADGVKVGIGPGSICTTRIVAGVGVPQISAVANVAEALKDSGVPLIADGGIRYSGDIAKALVAGAYSIMVGSMLAGTDEAPGEVELYQGRSYKSYRGMGSIGAMAKTHGSSDRYFQDKTDEVEKLVPEGIEGRVPYKGSMVSIVHQMMGGVRSAMGYTGCQNMLEMRTKPEFVQITNAGMQESHVHDVTITKAAPNYRR, encoded by the coding sequence ATGCGCATAATTCAACAAGCTCTCACATTTGACGATGTACTTTTGCAGCCCGCTTATTCGGAAGTGCTACCACGCGATGTCGATCTCACTACCCGCTTAACCCGGGACATTCCACTCAATATTCCCTTGATCTCGGCGGCCATGGACACCGTGACCGAGGCCCGTTTGGCGATCTCACTGGCCCAGGAAGGTGGCATTGGCATAATCCACAAAAGCATGACTGCCGAAGAGCAAGCCGACCAGGTTCAGCAAGTTAAAAAATACGAAAGCGGAATCATTTCCGACCCAATCACGGTTACCCCAAAATCATCCATCCGTGATGTCCTGGAACTTAGCCGTCGTCACAAGATCAGTGGCATGCCGGTAGTTGACGGTAAAGACCTGGTCGGTATTGTGACCAACCGTGATTTACGTTTTGAGACCAAACTCGACGCGCCCGTGCATACGGTCATGACCCCCAAGGAAAAACTGGTCACGGTCAAAGAAGGCACTCAGCGCGATGAGGTATTGCATTTATTGCACAAGCACCGCATCGAGAAAATCCTGGTGGTGAATGACGCCTTTGAATTACGTGGCATGATCACGGTCAAGGATATTCAAAAATCCACCGATTTCCCCATCGCATGCAAAGACGAGCGCAGTCGTCTACGAGTTGGTGCTGCCGTGGGAACTGGTGCAGACACTCTGGAACGTGTCGCGGCTCTGGAAGCCGCCGGCGTAGATGTCATTGTGGTGGACACTTCACATGGGCATTCTAAAGGCGTGATCGACATGGTGCGATTGGTCAAACAACAGTATTCACATTTACAGGTGATCGGCGGTAACATCGTTACCGGTTCCGCGGCCGTAGCCCTGGTCGAAGCAGGCGCCGACGGGGTTAAGGTCGGCATCGGCCCGGGTTCTATTTGTACCACGCGTATTGTCGCGGGTGTAGGAGTTCCTCAGATCAGTGCGGTCGCGAATGTGGCTGAAGCGCTTAAAGATTCAGGCGTTCCACTGATCGCGGATGGTGGAATTCGCTACTCGGGCGACATTGCCAAGGCCTTGGTGGCCGGCGCCTACTCGATCATGGTTGGCAGCATGCTCGCCGGTACCGACGAAGCCCCGGGCGAAGTCGAGTTATATCAGGGACGTTCCTACAAATCGTATCGCGGCATGGGCTCGATCGGCGCTATGGCCAAAACCCACGGCTCCAGTGATCGTTATTTCCAGGATAAGACCGATGAAGTGGAAAAACTGGTGCCCGAAGGCATTGAAGGCCGCGTTCCCTACAAAGGCAGCATGGTATCCATTGTGCACCAGATGATGGGCGGTGTTCGTTCGGCCATGGGTTATACCGGTTGCCAGAATATGCTTGAAATGCGCACCAAGCCGGAATTTGTGCAGATCACCAATGCTGGGATGCAGGAGTCGCACGTACACGATGTGACGATTACTAAAGCGGCACCAAACTACAGACGATAA
- the guaA gene encoding glutamine-hydrolyzing GMP synthase — MQDIHQQRILILDFGAQYTQLIARRVRELGVYSEIHPWDISNQDVEAFKPSGIILSGGPESTIGDDAPVAPEVVYTLGVPVLGICYGMQTMTTQLGGKTSTSAHKEFGYAEVRSKEHGQLFQGLGDRMDEDGTRIFDVWMSHGDRVESLPEGFVAIGSSDNAPFAAMEDRARGFYGVQFHPEVTHTSQGHEILFRFVREFCGCEGLWNPENIIEDSIERIRKQVGSDQVLLGLSGGVDSSVVAALLNKAIGDQLTCVFVDHGLLRLKEGDQVMQTFAENMGVKVIRVDAEKRFLDALKGETDPEKKRKIIGHQFIEVFDEEASKLQGIKWLAQGTIYPDVIESAGSKTGKAHVIKSHHNVGGLPDDMSFELIEPLRELFKDEVRKIGFTLGLPEKMIQRHPFPGPGLGVRILGEVKKEYADLLRRADDIFIKELWNHELYHKTSQAFAVFLPVKSVGVMGDGRKYDYVVALRAVETIDFMTAQWAHLPYDFLDHVSRRIINEVDGISRVVYDISGKPPATIEWE; from the coding sequence ATGCAAGACATTCACCAACAACGAATTCTAATTCTCGACTTCGGTGCTCAATACACCCAACTGATTGCACGTCGCGTGCGTGAATTGGGGGTGTATTCGGAAATACATCCGTGGGACATCAGTAACCAGGATGTGGAAGCTTTTAAACCCAGCGGCATTATTCTATCGGGTGGTCCGGAAAGTACGATCGGTGACGATGCACCCGTCGCTCCCGAAGTGGTCTATACCCTGGGCGTGCCGGTTTTGGGCATTTGTTATGGCATGCAAACCATGACCACCCAGCTTGGCGGGAAAACCAGTACCTCGGCGCATAAAGAGTTTGGTTATGCCGAAGTGCGTTCCAAAGAGCACGGGCAATTGTTCCAGGGCCTGGGCGATCGCATGGATGAAGACGGTACACGAATTTTTGATGTGTGGATGAGTCATGGTGATCGGGTCGAGTCATTACCGGAAGGCTTTGTGGCAATCGGAAGTTCCGACAATGCACCTTTTGCGGCTATGGAAGATCGGGCTCGCGGTTTTTACGGGGTGCAATTTCATCCGGAAGTCACGCATACCTCACAGGGTCATGAAATCTTGTTCCGTTTTGTACGCGAGTTTTGCGGTTGCGAGGGCTTGTGGAACCCGGAAAATATTATTGAAGACAGCATCGAACGCATCCGTAAACAGGTCGGGTCCGATCAGGTACTTTTAGGCTTGTCGGGTGGGGTTGATTCATCCGTGGTCGCGGCTTTATTGAATAAAGCCATTGGTGACCAGCTAACCTGTGTATTTGTGGACCACGGCTTGCTTAGGCTCAAGGAAGGCGACCAGGTCATGCAAACCTTCGCCGAGAACATGGGCGTCAAAGTCATTCGCGTGGATGCGGAAAAACGTTTTCTGGACGCCTTAAAAGGCGAAACCGATCCGGAGAAGAAGCGCAAGATCATTGGCCATCAGTTCATCGAGGTGTTTGATGAAGAGGCCTCCAAATTGCAGGGTATTAAATGGTTGGCACAAGGTACCATCTATCCGGACGTGATCGAGTCGGCCGGATCGAAAACCGGAAAAGCGCATGTGATCAAGTCACACCATAATGTTGGCGGATTGCCGGATGACATGAGTTTTGAATTGATCGAACCTTTGAGAGAGTTGTTTAAAGACGAAGTGCGCAAGATCGGTTTTACTCTCGGATTGCCCGAAAAAATGATCCAGCGCCATCCCTTCCCGGGACCCGGACTCGGGGTGCGTATCCTGGGCGAAGTGAAAAAAGAGTACGCCGACTTGTTGCGCCGTGCCGACGACATTTTTATCAAAGAGCTATGGAATCACGAGTTGTATCACAAGACCAGTCAGGCCTTTGCCGTATTCCTGCCGGTTAAATCCGTCGGGGTTATGGGCGATGGGCGTAAATACGATTATGTGGTCGCACTCAGGGCCGTTGAAACCATAGATTTCATGACCGCCCAATGGGCACACCTGCCGTATGATTTTCTGGATCATGTTTCACGTCGAATCATTAACGAAGTCGATGGCATATCCCGGGTTGTTTATGATATTTCCGGGAAACCGCCGGCGACTATTGAGTGGGAATAA